The Paraburkholderia sp. ZP32-5 genome includes a window with the following:
- a CDS encoding acyl-CoA dehydrogenase family protein — MVLDQDHLMVRDALRTFVREAITPYAAAWDRERTFPRDVHRQLAELGAYGVLVPDTYGGAGMDALALALILEEIAAGDGGTSTAISVNNCPVCSILLSYGNDAQKRDWLTPLARGEMLGAFCLTEPQAGSDASALRTTATRDGDSYVLNGVKQFITSGKNGDVAIVMAVTDKAAGKRGISAFIVPTTTPGYVVARVEEKLGQHSSDTAQILFEDCRVPAANLIGAEGEGYRIALSGLEGGRIGIAAQSVGMARAAFEAALAYAKERESFGAPLFSHQAVQFRLADMATQLEAARQLIWHAAALKDAGQPCLTEAAMAKLFASEAAERICSAALQIHGGYGYLSDFPVERIYRDVRVCQIYEGTSDIQKILIARALN; from the coding sequence ATGGTGCTTGATCAGGACCACCTGATGGTGCGCGACGCGCTGCGCACCTTCGTACGCGAGGCAATCACGCCGTATGCGGCCGCCTGGGACCGCGAGCGCACCTTTCCGCGCGACGTGCATCGTCAGCTCGCCGAACTCGGCGCGTATGGCGTGCTGGTGCCCGACACGTATGGCGGCGCCGGCATGGATGCGCTCGCGCTCGCATTGATCCTCGAAGAAATCGCGGCCGGCGACGGCGGCACGTCGACCGCGATCTCGGTCAACAACTGCCCGGTGTGCAGCATCCTGCTCAGCTACGGCAACGACGCGCAGAAACGCGACTGGCTCACGCCGCTCGCGCGCGGCGAGATGCTCGGCGCGTTCTGCCTGACCGAACCGCAGGCGGGCTCCGATGCGTCGGCGCTGCGCACCACCGCGACACGCGACGGCGACTCGTACGTGCTGAACGGCGTCAAACAGTTCATCACGAGCGGCAAGAACGGCGACGTCGCGATCGTGATGGCCGTCACCGACAAAGCCGCCGGCAAACGCGGCATCAGCGCGTTCATCGTGCCGACCACGACACCCGGTTACGTGGTCGCGCGCGTCGAAGAGAAACTCGGCCAGCATTCGTCGGATACCGCGCAGATCCTGTTCGAGGACTGCCGCGTGCCGGCCGCGAACCTGATCGGCGCCGAAGGCGAAGGCTACCGGATCGCGCTGTCGGGGCTCGAAGGCGGACGCATCGGTATCGCCGCGCAGAGCGTCGGCATGGCGCGCGCCGCGTTCGAAGCCGCGCTCGCGTATGCGAAGGAACGCGAGAGCTTCGGCGCGCCGCTCTTTTCGCACCAGGCGGTACAGTTCCGTCTCGCCGACATGGCAACGCAGCTCGAAGCCGCGCGTCAACTGATCTGGCATGCGGCGGCGTTGAAGGATGCGGGCCAGCCGTGCCTGACCGAAGCGGCGATGGCGAAACTATTCGCGTCCGAAGCGGCCGAGCGCATCTGTTCGGCGGCGTTGCAGATTCACGGCGGCTACGGTTATCTGAGCGACTTTCCGGTCGAACGGATTTACCGCGACGTGCGTGTGTGCCAGATCTACGAAGGCACGAGCGATATCCAGAAGATCCTGATCGCTCGCGCGCTCAACTGA
- a CDS encoding SDR family oxidoreductase, with protein MKTVLIVGASRGIGQEFVRQYMKSGWRVLATARDGAALDALAELGAQTFALDVTAPEEIAALGWKLDGERLDAAILVSGVYGPRTTGLDMVTAEDFDHVMHTNVRGPMQLLPIVLPLVEDANGVLAVISSRMGSISEANGTTGWLYRASKAALNDVLKLVSLDTERATCVSLHPGWVRTDMGGTQAAIDPARSVTGMRELLAQAAASRDAFHGRFFQYDGTELGW; from the coding sequence ATGAAAACAGTGTTGATCGTCGGTGCGTCGCGCGGCATCGGCCAGGAATTCGTGCGGCAATACATGAAGAGCGGCTGGCGCGTGCTCGCTACCGCGCGCGACGGCGCCGCGCTCGACGCGCTCGCCGAACTCGGCGCGCAGACCTTCGCACTCGACGTGACCGCGCCCGAAGAGATTGCCGCGCTCGGCTGGAAGCTCGACGGCGAACGGCTCGATGCGGCAATCCTGGTATCGGGCGTGTACGGCCCGCGCACCACGGGTCTCGACATGGTCACCGCCGAGGACTTCGATCACGTGATGCACACGAACGTGCGCGGCCCGATGCAGTTGCTGCCGATCGTGCTGCCGCTGGTCGAGGACGCAAACGGCGTGCTCGCGGTGATTTCGAGCCGCATGGGCAGCATCTCCGAGGCGAACGGCACGACCGGCTGGCTGTATCGTGCGAGCAAGGCCGCGCTGAACGACGTGCTGAAGCTCGTATCGCTCGATACGGAGCGCGCGACCTGCGTGTCGCTGCATCCGGGTTGGGTACGCACCGACATGGGCGGTACGCAGGCGGCCATCGATCCGGCGCGCAGCGTCACCGGCATGCGCGAACTGCTCGCACAAGCGGCGGCATCACGCGACGCATTTCATGGCCGCTTCTTTCAATACGACGGCACGGAACTCGGCTGGTAA
- a CDS encoding acetyl-CoA C-acetyltransferase, translated as MSDANRSGTQADPVVIVSVARTPMAAFQGDFASLTAPQLGAIAIEAAVQRAGLKPEQIDEAVMGCVLPAGLGQAPARQAALGAGLPLATGCTTVNKMCGSGMRAAMFAHDMLLAGSLDVVVAGGMESMTNAPYLLPKARGGMRMGHGQVIDHMFYDGLEDAYEKGRLMGAFAEECAASFDFTRDAQDAFAVESLNRAKRANEDGSFDWEIAPVKVAGRKGDVTITHDEQPFKANLDKIPTLKPAFSKTGTVTAANSSSISDGAAALVMMRESTAKRLGVTPLARVVGHSTFAQEPAKFTTAPVGAIRKLFDKNGWRAGDVDLYEINEAFAVVTMAAMKEHGLPHDKVNVNGGACALGHPIGASGARILVTLIGALKNRGLKRGVATLCIGGGEATAMGVELV; from the coding sequence ATGAGTGATGCAAACCGCAGTGGAACCCAGGCAGATCCGGTTGTTATCGTCAGCGTCGCGCGCACGCCGATGGCGGCCTTTCAGGGCGACTTCGCGTCGCTGACCGCGCCGCAACTCGGCGCGATCGCAATCGAAGCCGCCGTGCAACGCGCGGGCCTGAAGCCCGAGCAGATCGACGAGGCGGTGATGGGCTGCGTGCTGCCCGCCGGCCTCGGCCAGGCGCCCGCGCGCCAGGCCGCGCTCGGCGCGGGTCTGCCGCTTGCCACCGGCTGTACGACGGTCAACAAGATGTGCGGCTCCGGCATGCGCGCGGCGATGTTCGCGCACGACATGCTGCTGGCCGGCTCGCTCGACGTGGTCGTCGCGGGCGGCATGGAAAGCATGACGAACGCACCGTATCTGCTGCCGAAAGCGCGCGGCGGCATGCGCATGGGTCACGGCCAGGTGATCGATCATATGTTCTACGACGGCCTCGAAGACGCGTATGAAAAGGGCCGTCTGATGGGCGCGTTCGCCGAGGAATGCGCGGCGTCGTTCGACTTCACGCGCGACGCGCAGGATGCGTTCGCGGTCGAATCGCTAAACCGCGCAAAGCGCGCGAACGAAGATGGCTCGTTCGACTGGGAAATCGCGCCGGTGAAAGTAGCGGGCCGCAAGGGCGACGTGACGATCACGCACGACGAGCAGCCGTTCAAGGCCAACCTCGACAAGATTCCGACGCTCAAGCCCGCGTTCAGCAAAACCGGCACGGTGACGGCGGCGAATTCGTCGTCGATTTCGGACGGCGCCGCCGCGCTCGTGATGATGCGCGAGTCGACCGCGAAGCGTCTCGGCGTGACGCCGCTCGCGCGCGTGGTCGGTCACTCGACCTTCGCGCAGGAGCCGGCGAAGTTCACCACCGCGCCGGTCGGCGCGATCCGCAAGCTGTTCGACAAGAACGGCTGGCGTGCCGGCGACGTCGATCTGTACGAGATCAACGAAGCGTTTGCGGTCGTCACGATGGCCGCGATGAAAGAGCATGGCTTGCCGCACGACAAGGTCAACGTGAATGGCGGCGCATGCGCGCTCGGCCATCCGATCGGCGCATCGGGCGCGCGGATTCTCGTCACGCTGATCGGCGCGCTGAAAAACCGCGGGCTCAAACGCGGCGTCGCGACGCTGTGCATCGGCGGCGGTGAAGCAACGGCGATGGGTGTCGAACTGGTCTGA
- the can gene encoding carbonate dehydratase encodes MNTKPIPADHPLAHLFDNNDAWVRRMLAEDPEYFSRLAHQQTPEYLWIGCSDSRVPANQIIGLPPGEVFVHRNIANVVVHTDLNCLSVIQFAVDLLKVKHIMVVGHYGCSGVGAALLGRRVGLADNWLAHVQDVRAKHAALLDEWPIGEARHHRLVELNTIEQVANVCGTTIVEDAWARGQQLTVHGWVYGVHDGRMRDLGMRVDSAAALEPTYKACVAGVSANRARNADNDMVAADAARLDGVKAVVEGVIKEFGNE; translated from the coding sequence ATGAACACGAAGCCTATCCCCGCCGATCATCCGCTCGCGCATCTGTTCGACAACAACGATGCGTGGGTGCGGCGCATGCTCGCCGAAGACCCCGAATACTTCTCGCGTCTCGCGCATCAGCAGACGCCCGAGTATCTGTGGATCGGCTGTTCCGATTCGCGCGTGCCGGCCAATCAGATCATCGGCCTGCCGCCGGGCGAAGTGTTCGTGCACCGGAACATCGCGAACGTGGTCGTGCATACCGATCTGAACTGTCTGTCGGTGATTCAATTCGCGGTCGATCTGCTGAAGGTCAAGCACATCATGGTGGTCGGCCACTACGGCTGCTCGGGCGTCGGCGCCGCGCTGCTCGGCCGCCGCGTCGGTCTCGCCGACAACTGGCTCGCGCACGTGCAGGACGTCCGCGCGAAGCACGCGGCGCTGCTCGACGAGTGGCCGATCGGCGAGGCGCGTCATCATCGTCTCGTCGAATTGAACACGATCGAGCAGGTCGCCAACGTGTGCGGCACGACGATCGTCGAAGATGCTTGGGCGCGCGGTCAGCAGCTGACCGTGCACGGCTGGGTCTACGGCGTGCACGACGGCCGGATGCGCGATCTCGGCATGCGGGTGGACAGCGCGGCCGCGCTCGAACCGACGTACAAGGCGTGCGTGGCCGGCGTGTCGGCCAACCGCGCGCGCAATGCGGACAACGATATGGTCGCCGCCGACGCCGCCCGTTTGGACGGCGTGAAGGCGGTTGTCGAAGGTGTGATCAAGGAGTTCGGAAATGAGTGA
- a CDS encoding MerR family transcriptional regulator, with protein MNTQYTITELAREFDVTPRAIRFYEDQGLLSPSREGSSGLRRVYSGRDRTRLKLTLRGKRLGFTLSEIRDLLDVYESPTDTVSQLHAFLATVARHREVLERQREDLNATLEDLAQYEAQARTLLESGQHTEKSV; from the coding sequence ATGAATACGCAATATACGATCACCGAGCTCGCCCGCGAATTCGACGTCACGCCACGCGCGATCCGTTTCTACGAAGATCAGGGTTTACTCTCACCGAGTCGCGAAGGGTCGAGCGGCTTGCGCCGCGTCTATTCGGGCCGAGACCGCACGCGGTTGAAGCTCACGCTGCGCGGCAAACGGCTCGGCTTCACGCTGTCGGAAATCCGCGATCTGCTCGACGTGTACGAATCGCCGACCGACACCGTATCGCAACTGCATGCGTTTCTCGCGACCGTCGCGCGTCATCGCGAAGTGCTCGAACGTCAGCGCGAAGACCTGAACGCGACGCTCGAAGACCTCGCGCAGTACGAAGCGCAGGCGCGCACGCTGCTCGAAAGCGGCCAGCACACCGAGAAGTCCGTCTGA
- a CDS encoding MBL fold metallo-hydrolase, translated as MNALEHQLDYPFNDTLPEPGRTLEVAPGVQWLRMPLPFALDHINLWLLRDEIDGQQGWTVVDCGITSDTIKQNWESVFDTALDGLPVLRVIVTHCHPDHIGLAHWVCSGGDKKRWDVRLWMTLGEYMQARVMATGDGSNAGGEAAARHFGRHGLNDEASLDKLRNRESYYTTLVPEIPRQYRRLREAEGVKIGGRTWRVVTGFGHSPEHCALYCEETGTLLSGDMVLPRISTNVSVFDIEPEGSPLELYLESLGRYETMPEDTLVLPAHGKPFRGVRTRIRQLREHHDARLAEVRDACAQKPHSAADIVPLMFKRQLDIHQMTFAMGEALAHLHLLWRKGELKRTLDADGVIRFAAV; from the coding sequence ATGAACGCACTCGAACATCAACTCGATTACCCCTTCAACGACACGCTGCCTGAACCCGGCCGCACGCTGGAAGTCGCGCCCGGTGTGCAGTGGCTGCGCATGCCGCTGCCGTTCGCGCTCGACCATATCAACCTGTGGCTGCTGCGCGACGAGATCGACGGGCAGCAGGGCTGGACCGTGGTCGATTGCGGGATCACGTCGGACACGATCAAGCAGAACTGGGAGAGTGTGTTCGACACCGCGCTCGACGGCCTGCCGGTGCTGCGCGTGATCGTCACGCACTGCCATCCGGATCACATCGGCCTCGCGCACTGGGTGTGCAGTGGCGGCGACAAAAAGCGCTGGGACGTGCGGCTGTGGATGACGCTCGGCGAATACATGCAGGCGCGCGTGATGGCCACCGGCGACGGCTCGAACGCGGGCGGCGAGGCGGCGGCGCGGCACTTCGGTCGGCACGGCCTGAACGACGAAGCATCGCTCGACAAACTGCGCAATCGCGAGAGCTATTACACGACGCTCGTGCCGGAGATTCCGCGGCAATACCGGCGTTTGCGCGAAGCCGAAGGCGTGAAGATCGGCGGCAGAACGTGGCGTGTGGTGACGGGCTTCGGCCATTCGCCGGAGCACTGCGCGCTCTATTGCGAAGAGACCGGCACGCTGCTGTCCGGCGACATGGTGCTGCCGCGCATTTCGACCAACGTATCGGTGTTCGATATCGAACCGGAAGGCTCGCCGCTCGAGCTATATCTGGAATCGCTCGGCCGCTACGAGACGATGCCTGAAGACACGCTCGTGCTGCCCGCGCACGGCAAGCCGTTTCGCGGCGTGCGCACGCGGATTCGCCAGTTGCGCGAGCATCACGACGCGCGGCTCGCCGAAGTGCGCGACGCGTGCGCGCAAAAACCGCACAGCGCCGCCGATATCGTGCCGCTGATGTTCAAGCGCCAACTCGATATCCATCAGATGACGTTCGCAATGGGCGAAGCGCTCGCGCATTTGCATCTGCTGTGGCGCAAGGGGGAGCTGAAGCGCACGCTGGATGCGGATGGGGTGATTCGGTTTGCGGCGGTTTGA
- a CDS encoding lysozyme inhibitor LprI family protein, which translates to MSIAVCLPAIAVAATTVPATGERALREECSAFSQAGMRDCLREKVESSQKALTQAEQKMIGALSKWDEDDRYIREAKTKLVASNKKFAEYRETQCEFSASLTGGGAGDAHDIRRLACVSELNNRRAEQLGNAASDLPLK; encoded by the coding sequence TTGAGCATCGCAGTCTGTTTGCCAGCAATCGCTGTCGCCGCCACAACGGTTCCTGCGACGGGCGAGCGGGCTCTGAGGGAGGAATGCAGCGCATTCTCACAAGCGGGAATGCGGGACTGTCTGCGGGAAAAGGTCGAGAGCAGTCAAAAGGCTCTGACCCAGGCCGAACAGAAGATGATCGGCGCCCTCTCCAAATGGGACGAAGATGACCGGTACATCCGCGAGGCCAAGACAAAACTGGTCGCATCGAACAAAAAGTTCGCCGAGTATCGCGAAACTCAATGTGAATTCTCAGCGTCGCTAACTGGCGGCGGAGCAGGCGATGCGCACGATATCCGCCGGCTGGCTTGCGTTTCGGAACTCAACAACAGGCGAGCCGAGCAACTAGGCAACGCCGCATCCGACTTGCCCCTGAAGTAG
- a CDS encoding LysM peptidoglycan-binding domain-containing protein yields the protein MAIQTPTRTGFERWQDGINKAVSDVRWDSWDCEIRVTVSKYNHHLSGTAGYLPLDWQLIKAMLWVETGADHPQWNSRPMQIGVAGDPGLTSFLSGNEGGDLILPPIWKGPLTTTLVRTTPAYNICAGVGYLLMRMANFEYRSVPGADSNIYEIAVKSGDSLDKIARTQGSTIDTLRKLNPAVTVLRLGQTLKYRKASVQKVIASWRRISTTSIAQRYNGGGDLNYAKKLDYALLLVREKKAALCPQ from the coding sequence ATGGCAATTCAGACGCCGACACGGACAGGTTTCGAACGGTGGCAGGACGGCATCAACAAGGCTGTAAGCGACGTCAGATGGGATTCTTGGGATTGCGAGATCCGGGTGACGGTCAGTAAGTACAACCACCATCTATCCGGCACCGCCGGATACCTACCCTTGGATTGGCAGCTTATCAAGGCGATGTTGTGGGTCGAAACAGGTGCCGATCATCCTCAATGGAACTCGCGGCCGATGCAAATCGGGGTCGCAGGTGATCCCGGATTAACATCGTTCCTTTCGGGCAATGAAGGCGGTGATCTGATACTGCCGCCAATCTGGAAAGGACCGCTGACAACAACATTAGTCAGAACGACACCAGCCTATAACATCTGCGCTGGTGTTGGTTATCTGCTTATGCGTATGGCAAATTTTGAGTACCGAAGCGTACCCGGTGCTGACTCTAATATCTATGAAATCGCCGTCAAGTCAGGCGATAGCCTGGACAAGATCGCGAGAACTCAAGGCAGCACAATCGATACGTTAAGAAAGCTGAACCCAGCAGTCACTGTTTTGCGCCTCGGACAAACATTGAAGTACCGGAAAGCTTCAGTTCAGAAAGTTATCGCAAGCTGGCGACGCATCTCCACAACGTCGATAGCCCAGCGCTATAACGGAGGCGGTGACCTCAACTACGCCAAAAAGCTCGACTACGCTTTGTTGTTGGTACGCGAAAAAAAAGCCGCCCTATGCCCACAATAA
- a CDS encoding ABC transporter substrate-binding protein — translation MRFKLLAAAILFTAPALVLAKPLTVCTESSPDGFDVVQYNSLVTTNASADVIFSSLVSFDEAAKKVVPALADKWEVSPDGLTYTFHLRPNVQFQTTDYFKPTRALNADDVIFTFDRMLNDSNPWHKVAGASGFPHAQSMGLPKLIKSITKVDDNTVKFELNEPNATFVSILTMGFASIYSAEYADQLLKAGKQVDLNAKPIGTGPFVLKSYTKDAVIRYDVNPTYWGPKPKIDRLIYAITPDATVRAQKVKAGECQIALSPKPQDLADAKSDKSLAIVQTPAFMTAFVALNTQKKPLDNQKVRAALNMAFDRTSYLKAVFDNTATPAVNPYPPNTWSYNHSIKGWPYDPAKAKQLLAEAGYPNGFETTIWVRPNGSVLNPSPKAGAEMLQADFAKIGVKAEVKVIEWGELIKQAKQGQHDTLFMGWAGDNGDPDNYLSPLFSCNAVKSGINFARFCDQDLDKLIADGKATSDIAKRTKAYEAAQQIIHDEALWIPLGYPPATAITRSNVSGYHVSPFGRQNFGAVSVQ, via the coding sequence ATGCGCTTCAAACTGCTCGCAGCCGCCATCCTGTTCACGGCGCCCGCGCTCGTGCTCGCCAAGCCGCTCACCGTCTGTACCGAATCGAGCCCGGACGGCTTCGACGTCGTGCAATACAACTCGCTCGTCACGACCAATGCGTCCGCCGACGTGATCTTCAGCTCGCTGGTGTCGTTCGACGAAGCCGCGAAGAAGGTCGTCCCCGCGCTCGCCGACAAGTGGGAAGTGAGCCCCGACGGCCTGACCTACACGTTCCATCTGCGCCCGAACGTGCAGTTCCAGACCACCGACTACTTCAAGCCCACCCGCGCGCTGAACGCCGACGACGTGATCTTCACGTTCGACCGCATGCTCAACGACAGCAATCCGTGGCACAAGGTGGCGGGCGCGAGCGGCTTCCCGCATGCGCAGTCGATGGGGCTGCCGAAGCTGATCAAGTCGATCACCAAGGTCGACGACAACACGGTGAAATTCGAACTGAACGAGCCGAACGCGACCTTCGTGTCGATCCTGACGATGGGCTTCGCGTCGATCTACTCGGCCGAATACGCGGACCAGTTGCTGAAGGCCGGCAAGCAGGTCGACCTGAACGCGAAGCCGATCGGCACCGGCCCGTTCGTGCTGAAGAGCTATACGAAAGACGCGGTGATCCGTTACGACGTGAACCCGACCTACTGGGGGCCGAAGCCGAAGATCGACCGCCTGATCTACGCGATCACGCCGGATGCGACCGTGCGCGCGCAGAAGGTGAAGGCCGGCGAATGCCAGATCGCGCTGTCGCCGAAACCTCAGGATCTCGCCGACGCGAAAAGCGACAAGTCGCTCGCAATCGTGCAAACGCCGGCCTTCATGACCGCGTTCGTCGCGCTGAATACGCAGAAAAAGCCGCTCGACAACCAGAAGGTGCGCGCCGCGCTGAACATGGCGTTCGATCGCACCAGCTATCTGAAGGCGGTGTTCGACAACACCGCGACGCCGGCGGTGAATCCGTATCCGCCGAATACGTGGAGCTACAACCATTCGATCAAGGGCTGGCCGTACGATCCGGCGAAGGCAAAGCAGTTGCTCGCCGAAGCAGGCTATCCGAACGGCTTCGAAACGACGATCTGGGTGCGCCCGAACGGCAGCGTGCTGAATCCGAGTCCGAAGGCCGGCGCGGAAATGCTGCAGGCCGACTTCGCGAAGATCGGCGTGAAGGCGGAAGTGAAGGTGATCGAATGGGGCGAGCTGATCAAGCAGGCCAAGCAAGGCCAGCATGACACGCTGTTCATGGGCTGGGCCGGCGACAACGGCGACCCGGACAACTATCTGTCGCCGCTGTTCAGTTGCAATGCGGTGAAGTCGGGCATCAACTTCGCGCGCTTCTGCGATCAGGATCTCGACAAGCTGATCGCCGACGGCAAGGCGACGTCCGATATCGCCAAACGCACGAAGGCGTACGAAGCCGCGCAGCAGATCATCCACGACGAAGCGCTGTGGATTCCGCTCGGCTATCCGCCTGCTACCGCGATCACGCGCAGCAACGTGAGCGGCTATCACGTGAGCCCGTTTGGAAGGCAGAATTTTGGCGCGGTGTCGGTGCAGTAA
- a CDS encoding helical backbone metal receptor yields the protein MAPGALDAAGVAHSPAGAEARIVSLVPSITETLFALGLERQIVGRTGFCVHPRDKVRAVRKVGGTKAVKLDAIRALRPTHLIVNIDENERETVEQLRAFVPHIVVTHPQTPRDNLALYALLGAIFGRVREARRLSDALEARLREAAVSSFSAQNVLYLIWREPWMTVARDTYIAAMLRLVNWHTLPDVQGGIMGAARYPMFDFDAAPWLAQVDRILLSSEPYRFTSAHRDALARDPRLAGKRIELIDGEMTSWYGVRAIDGVGYLLRRAAAT from the coding sequence ATGGCACCCGGCGCGCTCGATGCAGCCGGCGTCGCGCACAGTCCAGCAGGCGCCGAAGCGCGCATCGTGTCGCTGGTGCCGAGCATCACCGAAACCCTGTTCGCGCTCGGCTTGGAGCGGCAAATCGTCGGGCGCACCGGCTTTTGCGTGCATCCGCGCGACAAGGTGCGCGCGGTGCGCAAGGTCGGCGGCACCAAGGCCGTCAAGCTCGACGCGATCCGCGCGCTACGCCCGACCCACCTGATCGTCAATATCGACGAAAACGAACGCGAGACCGTCGAGCAACTGCGCGCGTTCGTGCCGCATATCGTCGTCACGCACCCGCAGACACCGCGCGACAACCTCGCGCTCTATGCGCTGCTCGGCGCGATCTTCGGGCGCGTGCGGGAAGCGCGGCGCCTGAGCGACGCGCTCGAAGCTCGCCTGAGGGAAGCCGCCGTGAGCAGCTTCAGCGCGCAAAACGTGCTGTATCTGATCTGGCGCGAACCGTGGATGACGGTCGCGCGCGACACCTACATCGCCGCGATGCTGCGGCTCGTGAACTGGCATACGCTGCCCGACGTGCAAGGCGGCATCATGGGCGCGGCGCGCTATCCAATGTTCGACTTCGACGCGGCGCCGTGGCTCGCGCAAGTCGACCGGATCCTGCTGTCGAGCGAGCCGTACCGCTTCACGTCCGCGCATCGCGACGCGCTTGCGCGCGATCCACGGCTCGCCGGCAAGCGCATCGAACTGATCGATGGGGAAATGACGTCGTGGTACGGCGTGCGCGCGATCGACGGCGTCGGCTATCTGCTGCGCCGCGCCGCGGCGACCTGA
- a CDS encoding SDR family oxidoreductase: protein MTSALKVFITGASSGIGLALAGEYARRGAILGLVARRGDALAAFQQSHPQNTVSIYPVDVRDAEALADAAARFIAAHGMPDIVIANAGISRGALTGHGDLRTFREVMDINYFGMVATFEPFAAAMAEAKRGTLVGVASVAGVRGLPGSGAYSASKSAALKYLESLRVEMRPFGVGVVTIAPGYIRTPMTDHNPYNMPFLMDADRFAEKVARAVERQVSFAVFPWQMRVTAMLLHVLPRWLYDRVFERAPRKPRASAE from the coding sequence ATGACCTCTGCATTGAAGGTTTTCATTACCGGCGCTTCGAGCGGCATCGGCCTCGCGCTCGCCGGCGAATACGCACGGCGCGGCGCGATTCTCGGCCTCGTCGCCCGCCGCGGCGACGCGCTCGCCGCGTTCCAGCAGTCCCATCCCCAGAACACCGTCTCGATCTATCCGGTCGACGTGCGCGACGCGGAAGCGCTCGCGGATGCGGCCGCGCGCTTCATCGCCGCGCACGGCATGCCCGACATCGTGATCGCCAACGCCGGCATCAGCCGTGGCGCGCTGACCGGCCACGGCGATCTGCGCACGTTCCGCGAAGTGATGGATATCAATTACTTCGGCATGGTCGCGACGTTCGAGCCGTTCGCGGCCGCGATGGCCGAAGCCAAACGCGGCACGCTGGTCGGCGTCGCGAGTGTCGCGGGCGTGCGCGGTTTGCCGGGCTCGGGCGCGTACAGCGCGTCGAAATCGGCGGCGCTCAAGTATCTGGAGTCGTTGCGCGTCGAGATGCGGCCGTTCGGCGTCGGCGTGGTCACGATTGCGCCCGGCTATATCCGCACGCCGATGACCGATCACAATCCGTACAACATGCCGTTCCTGATGGACGCGGACCGCTTCGCCGAGAAGGTCGCGCGGGCCGTCGAGCGGCAGGTGTCGTTCGCGGTGTTCCCGTGGCAGATGCGCGTCACCGCGATGCTGCTGCACGTACTGCCGCGCTGGCTCTACGACCGCGTGTTCGAACGCGCGCCGCGCAAGCCGCGCGCCTCCGCCGAGTAA
- a CDS encoding thiol:disulfide interchange protein DsbA/DsbL, with protein MKKLLSILFLSLGLIAATAHASPAAPVAGKDYTVLATPQPTDVPAGKIEVTEFFWYGCPHCNEFNPFLESWVKRQGPDVVFRRVPVAFRDDFIPHSKMYHALDALGVANDLTPKVFNEIHVKKNYLLTPEDQAKFLATLGVDPKKYMEAYNSFSTQSALQKDKKLLDDYKIEGVPTLAVQGKYETGPAATGSLPGTLQVLDYLVSQVRTKKM; from the coding sequence ATGAAAAAGCTGCTGAGCATCCTGTTTCTCTCGCTGGGCCTGATCGCGGCCACGGCGCATGCATCGCCGGCCGCGCCGGTCGCCGGCAAGGACTACACCGTGCTGGCCACGCCGCAGCCGACCGACGTGCCGGCCGGCAAGATCGAAGTCACCGAATTCTTCTGGTACGGCTGTCCGCACTGCAACGAATTCAACCCGTTCCTCGAATCGTGGGTGAAGCGCCAGGGTCCGGACGTCGTATTCCGCCGCGTGCCGGTTGCGTTCCGCGACGACTTCATCCCGCACTCGAAGATGTACCACGCGCTCGACGCGCTCGGCGTCGCCAACGACCTGACTCCGAAGGTCTTCAACGAAATCCACGTCAAGAAGAACTATCTGCTGACGCCGGAAGATCAGGCCAAATTCCTCGCGACGCTCGGCGTCGATCCGAAGAAGTACATGGAAGCGTACAACTCGTTCTCGACGCAAAGCGCGCTGCAGAAGGACAAGAAGCTGCTCGACGACTACAAGATCGAAGGCGTGCCGACGCTCGCGGTGCAGGGCAAGTATGAAACCGGCCCGGCTGCCACCGGTTCGCTGCCCGGCACGTTGCAGGTACTCGACTACCTCGTCTCGCAAGTCCGCACGAAGAAGATGTAA